Proteins encoded in a region of the Vibrio sp. CB1-14 genome:
- the rraB gene encoding ribonuclease E inhibitor RraB, with protein sequence MSQQDEYMSVEELIEFQKEETRDIIQALIEDGSDPEALYEIEHHLFAEDFDRLEKAVVEAFKMGFEVLEAEETEDEDGNKLLCCDATMESTLNAEQIDAQVEKLVQLAEKYDIIYDGWGTYYEGEDALYPEEDDEDE encoded by the coding sequence ATGTCTCAACAAGATGAGTATATGTCCGTTGAAGAACTGATCGAATTTCAAAAGGAAGAAACTCGCGATATCATTCAAGCGCTAATTGAAGATGGAAGTGATCCAGAAGCTCTTTACGAGATCGAGCACCACCTGTTCGCAGAAGACTTTGATCGTCTAGAGAAAGCCGTTGTTGAAGCGTTCAAGATGGGCTTCGAGGTTTTAGAAGCAGAAGAAACTGAAGACGAAGATGGCAATAAGCTACTTTGTTGTGATGCGACAATGGAATCAACACTAAACGCTGAGCAAATTGATGCTCAGGTTGAAAAGCTGGTTCAATTGGCAGAGAAATACGACATCATCTACGATGGCTGGGGTACGTATTACGAGGGCGAAGATGCGCTTTACCCTGAAGAGGATGATGAAGACGAATAA
- the recX gene encoding recombination regulator RecX: protein MYQRKPPTLSANETAIQLLSRRDHGEYELYQKLSFKGYEESEVEAAIELCKSYRYLDDLRFAKSQVRQHIYKGHGERRIRQELNQKRVAESVVNEAMMEEQVDWFELAKTTAEKKFRHGKASDPKEYAKQVRFLQYRGFSFEQINYALDSLETE, encoded by the coding sequence ATGTATCAACGAAAGCCACCGACGCTGTCAGCTAACGAGACCGCTATTCAATTGCTTAGTCGTCGTGATCATGGTGAGTATGAGCTGTATCAAAAGCTTAGCTTCAAAGGTTATGAAGAGTCAGAGGTCGAGGCTGCGATTGAATTGTGTAAGTCTTATCGTTACCTCGATGATCTGCGCTTTGCGAAAAGCCAAGTGCGTCAACATATCTATAAAGGTCATGGCGAGCGCCGTATTCGTCAGGAGCTGAATCAAAAACGTGTCGCAGAGTCTGTGGTCAATGAGGCCATGATGGAAGAACAAGTCGATTGGTTTGAGCTGGCTAAAACCACGGCCGAGAAAAAGTTCCGTCACGGAAAGGCGAGCGATCCTAAAGAGTACGCCAAGCAAGTGCGATTTTTACAGTACAGAGGCTTCTCTTTTGAGCAGATAAACTACGCGCTGGACTCACTAGAAACTGAATAA
- a CDS encoding RidA family protein, whose amino-acid sequence MTKVLHTESAPAAIGPYVQGVDLGNMVLTSGQIPVNPQTGEVSEDISEQARQSLDNVKAVVEASGLTVSDIVKMTVFVKDLNDFGTVNEVYGKFFDEHNVANYPARSCVEVARLPKDVKIEIEAIAVRK is encoded by the coding sequence ATGACAAAAGTACTTCATACAGAGTCTGCACCAGCAGCAATTGGCCCTTACGTTCAAGGTGTTGATCTAGGCAACATGGTACTGACTTCAGGCCAAATTCCAGTGAACCCTCAAACAGGTGAAGTGTCAGAAGACATTTCTGAGCAAGCACGTCAGTCTCTAGACAACGTGAAAGCTGTAGTTGAAGCATCTGGCCTGACTGTTTCAGACATCGTAAAAATGACGGTATTCGTTAAAGACCTTAACGACTTTGGTACTGTGAACGAGGTGTACGGCAAGTTCTTCGATGAGCACAATGTAGCGAATTACCCAGCACGCTCTTGTGTTGAAGTTGCGCGTCTTCCAAAAGATGTGAAAATTGAAATTGAAGCGATCGCGGTTCGCAAATAA
- a CDS encoding 1-acylglycerol-3-phosphate O-acyltransferase: MVALLRCIAVAIFAVVMFVFGCGYCLLSPRNPKHVFTFGRYFGAMSKILGVKLDLRLPEDAYKRGQHIYIANHQNNWDLFTVSSAVTPNVVTVGKKSLLWMPLFGQLYYLTGNILIDRANRSKAKGTIDQVVDSIKKSNLSVWMFPEGTRSRGRGMLPFKTGAFHAAIGAEVPIIPIVCSSTSHLKLNKWDNGHIIVEMLPPISIEGYGKEDVRKLANVCREQMIEKLAELDAEVAELNAKK; encoded by the coding sequence ATGGTTGCTTTACTTCGCTGCATTGCAGTGGCTATTTTCGCCGTTGTGATGTTTGTATTTGGCTGTGGCTATTGCCTGCTCAGCCCAAGAAATCCAAAACATGTGTTTACCTTTGGCCGCTACTTTGGCGCTATGTCGAAGATCCTTGGCGTGAAGCTCGATCTGCGCCTTCCAGAAGACGCGTACAAACGTGGCCAGCACATCTATATTGCCAACCACCAGAATAACTGGGATTTGTTCACAGTTTCTTCAGCGGTGACGCCGAACGTGGTGACGGTAGGTAAGAAGAGCTTATTGTGGATGCCGCTTTTCGGTCAGCTGTACTACCTAACGGGTAATATTTTGATTGACCGTGCCAATCGCAGCAAAGCGAAAGGCACGATCGATCAAGTTGTGGATAGCATAAAAAAGAGCAATCTATCTGTATGGATGTTTCCTGAAGGAACGCGCTCTCGCGGTCGCGGTATGCTTCCGTTCAAGACAGGCGCTTTCCACGCAGCTATTGGCGCAGAGGTGCCAATCATTCCTATCGTATGCAGTAGCACAAGCCATTTAAAGCTGAATAAGTGGGATAATGGTCATATCATCGTTGAGATGTTGCCACCTATCTCTATTGAAGGCTACGGCAAAGAAGATGTGCGCAAACTGGCGAATGTTTGTCGCGAACAAATGATAGAGAAGCTCGCTGAGCTAGACGCCGAAGTCGCCGAGCTTAACGCGAAGAAATAA
- the pyrI gene encoding aspartate carbamoyltransferase regulatory subunit, translated as MAKETQLQVEAIKNGTVIDHIPANIGIKVLKLFAMDESKQRVTIGLNLPSSALGSKDLLKIENVFITEEQANKLALYAPHATVNQIENYEVCKKLALELPETITGVFECPNSNCITHNEPVDSSFKVFEKHEDIRLKCKYCEKVYSREIVTER; from the coding sequence ATGGCTAAAGAAACCCAATTGCAAGTTGAAGCGATCAAAAACGGCACCGTTATTGACCACATCCCAGCAAACATTGGCATCAAAGTGCTGAAACTGTTTGCGATGGATGAATCAAAGCAGCGCGTGACTATCGGCCTGAACTTGCCGTCATCAGCACTAGGCAGCAAAGATCTGCTAAAGATTGAAAACGTGTTTATCACGGAAGAGCAAGCGAACAAGCTAGCACTGTACGCACCACATGCCACAGTGAACCAGATTGAAAACTACGAAGTGTGCAAAAAGCTGGCGTTAGAGCTACCAGAAACCATCACCGGTGTTTTTGAATGTCCGAACAGCAACTGCATTACGCACAACGAGCCAGTAGACAGCAGCTTCAAGGTATTCGAAAAGCACGAAGACATCCGTTTGAAGTGTAAATATTGCGAAAAAGTTTACTCTCGCGAGATCGTGACTGAGCGCTAG
- a CDS encoding glycosyl hydrolase 2 galactose-binding domain-containing protein, translating into MKMNLAGLWQLSPLTDLSIPQDDLTLPGALSQVLPESLSEQAIRDQEWHLMHDFELTDAELANPAVDLVIGGVDYYAEVRINGRAVIDCDGSETSYRKEIRAHLQQGPNRVEILFLEYDEDDLLMEMDSAPTCSLVQEKPRGEDRMGVWQIPYLQFIPHVRLEHVAMEQIWHHGGGCEFKVDLYYQTFRAGLVSASVKFDGMTYFLPIDVRANQASALFQIEAPKYADPEHPNKEDLYNLAVELDGQRQEFDVALSEQLCVTHVAL; encoded by the coding sequence ATGAAGATGAATCTCGCCGGTCTTTGGCAACTCTCCCCCCTTACCGATCTCTCCATCCCTCAAGATGATCTGACGTTACCTGGTGCACTGAGCCAAGTACTCCCTGAAAGCTTATCGGAGCAAGCGATTCGTGACCAAGAGTGGCACTTAATGCACGACTTTGAACTCACAGATGCTGAGTTGGCGAACCCAGCGGTAGATCTGGTCATTGGTGGTGTTGATTACTATGCAGAAGTGCGAATAAACGGACGTGCAGTCATTGATTGTGATGGCAGCGAGACGAGTTATCGCAAAGAGATCCGAGCCCATCTTCAACAAGGCCCAAATCGAGTCGAGATCCTATTTCTTGAGTATGATGAAGATGACCTGCTAATGGAGATGGACAGCGCACCAACATGTTCACTTGTCCAAGAAAAGCCCCGCGGCGAAGATCGCATGGGCGTTTGGCAAATACCTTATTTGCAGTTCATACCTCACGTACGTCTTGAGCATGTGGCTATGGAGCAGATCTGGCACCACGGTGGCGGCTGTGAATTCAAAGTCGACTTATATTATCAAACGTTTCGTGCAGGCCTTGTCTCGGCATCGGTTAAGTTTGATGGTATGACCTACTTTTTGCCGATAGACGTTCGCGCTAATCAGGCATCCGCGCTGTTTCAGATAGAAGCACCTAAATACGCAGACCCAGAACACCCGAATAAAGAGGATCTCTACAACCTAGCCGTAGAACTCGATGGCCAACGACAAGAGTTCGACGTAGCACTCAGCGAACAACTCTGTGTCACTCATGTAGCTCTCTAA
- the arcA gene encoding arginine deiminase, with protein MSKLYVGSEVGQLRRVLLNRPERALTHLTPSNCHELLFDDVLAVEAAGEEHDAFASTLRSQDVEVLLLHDLLVETLAVDDARTWLLDTQISDFRYGPIFASELRQYLAQMDNEHLATVLLGGLAYSELPIKTPSILQKMSRPLDFVIEPLPNHLFTRDTSCWVYGGVSLNPMMKAARQRETNHLRAIYRWHPTFAGQDFIKYFGDEDLHYDNANIEGGDVLVIGKGAVLIGISERTTPQGVENLAASLFKSGQASQVIAIDLPKHRSCMHLDTVMTHMDVDTFSVYPEIINDKLDTWRLTPSNNGQMQVEKLPNYLKALESALDVDQLKIITTGGDNYEAEREQWNDANNVLTVKPGVVIGYERNVYTNEKYDKAGIQVLTIPGNELGRGRGGARCMSCPIERDGI; from the coding sequence ATGAGTAAGTTGTATGTCGGCTCGGAAGTCGGTCAATTACGACGCGTTTTGCTAAACCGTCCAGAAAGAGCCCTAACCCACCTCACCCCATCTAACTGTCATGAGCTATTGTTCGATGACGTACTGGCAGTTGAAGCGGCCGGCGAAGAGCACGATGCTTTTGCAAGCACATTGCGCAGCCAAGACGTCGAGGTTTTGTTGCTTCATGACTTGCTAGTAGAAACCCTCGCAGTAGACGATGCCAGAACCTGGCTACTCGATACGCAAATCTCTGATTTTCGCTACGGACCTATTTTTGCCAGCGAGCTGCGTCAATATTTAGCGCAAATGGACAACGAGCATTTAGCGACTGTGCTGCTTGGTGGACTTGCCTACTCTGAGCTGCCAATCAAAACACCTTCGATATTGCAAAAGATGAGCAGGCCGCTCGACTTTGTCATCGAGCCTTTACCAAACCATCTCTTCACTCGTGATACCTCTTGCTGGGTGTATGGTGGCGTCTCGTTAAACCCGATGATGAAGGCGGCTCGTCAACGCGAAACCAATCACCTTCGAGCTATCTACCGCTGGCATCCTACATTTGCAGGACAAGATTTCATCAAATACTTTGGTGATGAAGACCTCCATTACGACAACGCCAACATTGAAGGCGGAGACGTACTCGTCATTGGTAAAGGGGCGGTGCTGATCGGTATCTCTGAGCGTACTACACCGCAAGGCGTGGAAAATTTGGCAGCCAGTTTGTTCAAATCAGGGCAAGCAAGCCAAGTCATTGCCATCGACCTACCTAAGCATCGCTCATGCATGCACCTAGATACAGTCATGACCCACATGGATGTCGACACCTTCTCAGTCTATCCAGAAATCATCAATGACAAGCTCGATACTTGGCGTTTAACCCCATCGAATAACGGTCAAATGCAAGTTGAGAAGCTACCAAACTATCTCAAAGCACTCGAAAGCGCACTGGATGTCGATCAGCTTAAGATCATAACCACCGGCGGCGATAACTACGAAGCCGAGCGAGAGCAATGGAACGACGCCAACAATGTGCTGACAGTTAAACCTGGCGTTGTCATTGGCTATGAACGCAACGTTTACACCAATGAGAAATACGACAAAGCCGGCATTCAAGTGTTGACCATTCCAGGGAACGAACTTGGTCGTGGTCGTGGCGGTGCTCGCTGTATGAGTTGTCCAATAGAACGTGATGGCATTTAA
- the pyrB gene encoding aspartate carbamoyltransferase produces the protein MANTLYQKHIISIPELSREELELIVKTAGHLKSNPQPELIKNKVVASCFFEPSTRTRLSFETAIQRIGGDVIGFDSGGNTSLAKKGETLADSVQVISSYVDAFVMRHPQEGAARLASEFSNGVPVINAGDGANQHPTQTLLDLYSIYETQGRLDDINVAFVGDLKYGRTVHSLTQALAKFDNVRFFFIAPEALAMPDYICEELEEAGIQFSLHTDIDSVVPELDVLYMTRVQKERFDESEYAHIKSAYILSAETLKDARDNLKVLHPLPRVDEITVDVDKTPYAYYFQQAENGVYAREALLALVLNEAL, from the coding sequence ATGGCGAATACGCTCTATCAAAAGCACATTATCTCGATTCCGGAACTGTCACGTGAGGAGCTAGAACTCATTGTGAAAACCGCGGGTCATCTAAAATCCAACCCTCAACCTGAGTTAATCAAGAATAAAGTCGTGGCAAGCTGCTTCTTCGAGCCATCGACACGTACCCGACTTTCTTTCGAAACGGCTATCCAACGCATCGGCGGTGATGTGATTGGTTTTGACAGTGGCGGTAACACTTCGCTGGCGAAAAAAGGCGAGACACTGGCAGACTCTGTACAGGTCATCTCTTCATACGTTGATGCCTTCGTCATGCGCCATCCACAAGAAGGCGCAGCGCGTCTAGCTTCTGAGTTCTCTAACGGCGTGCCGGTTATCAATGCTGGAGACGGTGCAAACCAGCACCCAACACAAACCCTGCTTGACCTGTACTCTATTTATGAGACGCAAGGTCGTTTAGATGATATCAACGTTGCATTTGTGGGCGACCTAAAATACGGCCGCACGGTTCACTCATTGACCCAAGCGCTGGCGAAATTCGATAACGTACGCTTCTTCTTCATCGCACCAGAGGCGCTAGCGATGCCAGATTACATCTGTGAAGAGCTAGAAGAAGCCGGCATTCAATTTAGCCTGCACACAGACATCGACAGCGTTGTACCTGAACTTGATGTCCTTTACATGACACGTGTACAGAAAGAGCGTTTTGACGAATCTGAGTACGCGCACATTAAGTCGGCGTATATCCTGTCTGCAGAGACACTGAAAGATGCACGCGACAATCTTAAAGTCCTACACCCACTGCCTCGTGTGGATGAAATCACCGTAGACGTTGATAAAACGCCTTACGCGTATTACTTCCAACAAGCAGAAAACGGTGTGTACGCTCGTGAAGCATTGCTTGCCCTTGTTCTTAACGAAGCACTTTAA
- the pncC gene encoding nicotinamide-nucleotide amidase, which produces MQNLTELSTQLGQLLQQGDQILVTAESCTGGGVATAITDIAGSSTWFDRAFITYSNDAKMEMLGVRSKTLGQFGAVSEAVVVEMALGALRHSNGTLSVAISGIAGPGGGSEDKPVGTVCFAWASSLGWQKVETCLFAGDRSEVRTKAVCHALTTLLEHMTDEEPFS; this is translated from the coding sequence ATGCAAAACCTAACTGAGTTAAGTACACAATTGGGTCAGCTATTACAACAAGGCGACCAGATACTCGTTACAGCCGAGTCATGCACAGGCGGTGGCGTTGCCACTGCTATCACGGATATTGCGGGTAGCTCGACTTGGTTTGATCGTGCGTTTATTACCTACAGTAACGATGCCAAAATGGAAATGCTTGGTGTGCGTTCAAAAACGCTCGGTCAATTTGGCGCGGTCAGTGAGGCCGTGGTTGTGGAAATGGCGCTAGGCGCACTGCGTCACTCGAATGGCACACTGAGTGTAGCCATTAGTGGAATCGCGGGCCCTGGAGGGGGCAGCGAAGATAAACCTGTGGGCACTGTTTGTTTTGCTTGGGCATCGTCATTAGGTTGGCAAAAAGTAGAGACGTGTTTGTTTGCCGGCGATCGCTCTGAGGTTCGCACGAAAGCGGTTTGCCATGCCTTAACAACCTTGCTTGAGCATATGACCGACGAAGAGCCATTTAGCTAG
- the argF gene encoding ornithine carbamoyltransferase: MAYNIRNRNFLKLLDFTPKEIQFLLDMSKELKSAKYAGTEQKNLVGKNIALIFEKASTRTRCAFEVAAFDQGAQVSYIGPSGSQIGHKESMKDTARVLGRMYDGIEYRGFGQAIVEELGAHAGVPVWNGLTDEFHPTQILADFLTMLEHGKGKQLHQIKFAYLGDARNNMGNSLMVGAAKMGMDIRLVAPKAFWPEQSLVDECQTIAHTTGATITLTEDVQAGVKDCDFLYTDVWVSMGESAEAWEERIALMKPYQVNMAMIEATGNKNVKFMHCLPAFHDDQTTIGKEIADKYGLNGLEVTNDVFESEYSIVFDEAENRMHTIKAVMVATLGS; the protein is encoded by the coding sequence ATGGCTTACAACATACGGAACAGGAACTTTCTCAAGCTTCTCGACTTCACACCAAAAGAAATTCAGTTTTTGCTCGATATGTCCAAAGAGCTCAAATCGGCAAAATACGCTGGCACAGAACAGAAAAACTTGGTTGGCAAAAACATTGCGCTTATCTTCGAAAAAGCATCGACCCGTACCCGATGTGCTTTTGAGGTAGCAGCCTTTGATCAAGGTGCACAAGTTTCTTATATCGGCCCTTCTGGCTCGCAAATTGGTCACAAGGAATCGATGAAAGATACAGCGCGTGTGTTAGGCCGTATGTACGATGGCATTGAGTATCGCGGCTTTGGTCAGGCGATTGTCGAGGAATTAGGTGCACATGCCGGCGTTCCTGTATGGAACGGTCTTACCGATGAGTTCCACCCAACTCAAATCCTAGCTGACTTCCTAACCATGCTTGAGCACGGCAAAGGCAAACAGCTGCACCAAATCAAGTTTGCTTACTTAGGTGACGCGCGCAATAACATGGGCAATTCACTTATGGTAGGCGCAGCCAAAATGGGCATGGACATTCGCTTGGTGGCACCAAAAGCATTTTGGCCAGAACAGAGCTTAGTCGATGAATGTCAGACCATTGCGCACACAACGGGCGCGACCATCACCCTAACTGAGGATGTACAAGCCGGCGTTAAAGATTGTGACTTCCTATATACCGACGTTTGGGTATCGATGGGCGAATCTGCCGAGGCATGGGAAGAGCGAATCGCTCTAATGAAACCTTATCAAGTTAATATGGCGATGATCGAAGCAACAGGGAATAAAAACGTGAAATTTATGCACTGTTTGCCCGCTTTCCACGATGACCAGACGACTATAGGCAAAGAAATTGCGGATAAATATGGACTCAACGGCCTTGAAGTGACCAATGATGTGTTTGAGTCTGAATATTCAATCGTTTTTGATGAAGCTGAGAACCGTATGCATACTATCAAAGCGGTCATGGTGGCCACTTTAGGCAGCTAA
- the recA gene encoding recombinase RecA produces the protein MDENKQKALAAALGQIEKQFGKGSIMRLGDNRTMDVETISTGSLSLDIALGAGGLPMGRIVEIYGPESSGKTTLTLECIAAAQKAGKTCAFIDAEHALDPVYAKKLGVDIDALLVSQPDTGEQALEICDALARSGAIDVMVIDSVAALTPKAEIEGEMGDSHMGLQARMLSQAMRKLTGNLKQSNCMCIFINQIRMKIGVMFGNPETTTGGNALKFYASVRLDIRRTGSIKEGDEVVGNETRIKVVKNKIAAPFKQAETQILYGQGFNRYGELVDLGVKHKLVEKAGAWYSYNGDKIGQGKANACKFLRENPEAAQAIDSKLRELLLTPALPEEAETGEAPAEEL, from the coding sequence ATGGACGAGAATAAACAGAAGGCGTTAGCCGCTGCATTAGGTCAGATTGAAAAGCAATTTGGTAAAGGCTCAATTATGCGCCTTGGTGATAACCGTACCATGGACGTTGAAACCATTTCAACCGGCTCACTTTCTCTTGATATCGCGCTGGGCGCTGGTGGTCTGCCAATGGGTCGTATCGTTGAGATCTACGGCCCAGAGTCATCAGGTAAAACAACGCTTACTCTTGAGTGTATTGCAGCTGCTCAAAAAGCAGGTAAAACCTGTGCGTTTATCGATGCTGAGCACGCGCTAGACCCTGTTTATGCGAAGAAGCTAGGTGTTGATATCGACGCGCTACTTGTGTCTCAGCCAGATACAGGTGAACAAGCACTTGAAATCTGTGACGCACTGGCACGTTCTGGCGCGATTGACGTAATGGTTATCGACTCGGTTGCAGCACTGACACCAAAAGCGGAAATCGAAGGTGAGATGGGCGATAGCCACATGGGGCTGCAAGCTCGTATGCTTTCTCAAGCGATGCGTAAGCTTACAGGTAACCTAAAGCAGTCTAACTGTATGTGTATCTTCATTAACCAAATTCGTATGAAGATTGGTGTTATGTTCGGTAACCCAGAAACGACTACGGGTGGTAACGCACTTAAATTCTACGCGTCTGTTCGTCTTGATATCCGCCGTACTGGCTCTATCAAAGAAGGCGACGAAGTGGTGGGTAACGAAACTCGCATTAAAGTGGTTAAGAACAAGATCGCAGCGCCATTTAAGCAAGCGGAAACGCAAATTCTATACGGTCAAGGCTTCAACCGTTACGGCGAACTGGTTGACCTAGGCGTTAAGCACAAGTTGGTTGAGAAAGCGGGCGCTTGGTACAGCTACAATGGCGACAAGATTGGCCAAGGTAAAGCAAACGCGTGTAAGTTCCTTCGTGAGAACCCAGAAGCGGCGCAAGCGATTGATAGCAAGCTGCGTGAACTGCTTTTAACACCTGCACTTCCTGAAGAAGCGGAAACTGGTGAAGCGCCGGCAGAAGAGCTATAA
- the mutS gene encoding DNA mismatch repair protein MutS, producing MKAEQKHTPMMQQYLKLKAENPDILLFYRMGDFYELFYDDAKRASQLLDISLTKRGASAGEPIPMAGVPFHAVEGYLAKLVQLGESVAICEQVGDPATSKGPVERRVVRIVTPGTVSDEALLSERLDNLIAAIYHQNGKFGYATLDITSGRFQLCEPRSEEAMLAELQRTAPKELLFPEDFKPVDIMANRNGNRRRPVWEFEIDTARQQLNQQFGTKDLVGFGVEQCELGLCAAGCLIQYVKDTQRTALPHIRSLTLDSQDQSVILDAATRRNLELTQNLSGGHDNTLAEVLDHTATAMGSRMLKRWIHQPMRCQKTLNYRLDAISEIKQDALYAELAPTLKQIGDIERILARLALRSARPRDMARLRSALQQLPELALSLETVVHPYLKQLAEFSAPMDAMADLLERAIKDNPPVVIRDGGVIADGYNAELDEWRDLANGATAYLDKLEHDERDRHGIDTLKVGFNNVHGFYIQVSRGQSHLVPPHYVRRQTLKNAERYIIPELKEHEDKVLNSKSKALAIEKKLWEELFDLLLPSLEQLQNLASALSQLDVLQNLAERAESLDYCRPTLTEKAGIQIQSGRHPVVEQVMDEPFIANPIALNPERKMLIVTGPNMGGKSTYMRQTALIALMAHIGCYVPAESAEIGSLDRIFTRIGASDDLASGRSTFMVEMTETANILHNATQNSLVLMDEIGRGTSTYDGLSLAWASAEWLATKVGAMTLFATHYFELTEMPNQLPNLANVHLDAVEHGDSIAFMHAVQEGAASKSYGLAVAGLAGVPKAVIKNARQKLTQLEQIGQNPSRAESQQVDIANQLSLIPEPSEVEEALAQINPDDLTPRQALEELYRLKQLL from the coding sequence GTGAAAGCGGAACAAAAACACACACCAATGATGCAGCAGTATCTGAAGCTAAAAGCCGAAAACCCAGATATTTTGCTGTTTTATCGAATGGGCGACTTTTACGAGCTGTTTTACGATGACGCCAAGCGCGCATCGCAACTGCTTGATATCTCGCTAACCAAACGTGGTGCCTCCGCGGGTGAACCCATTCCAATGGCGGGTGTCCCTTTTCATGCTGTCGAAGGTTATCTTGCCAAACTGGTGCAGCTTGGTGAATCGGTCGCGATTTGCGAACAGGTAGGCGATCCAGCGACCAGCAAAGGGCCGGTAGAGAGACGAGTTGTTCGTATCGTGACACCGGGTACCGTCTCTGACGAAGCTCTACTATCAGAACGACTCGATAACCTGATTGCCGCAATCTATCACCAAAACGGTAAATTTGGCTATGCCACTCTAGACATTACCTCTGGTCGTTTTCAACTTTGTGAACCTCGTAGTGAAGAAGCGATGCTGGCCGAACTGCAACGCACGGCGCCAAAAGAGCTTTTGTTCCCGGAAGACTTTAAACCGGTGGACATTATGGCCAATCGCAATGGCAACCGCCGCCGCCCGGTATGGGAATTTGAAATCGATACCGCAAGACAGCAGCTGAACCAACAATTTGGCACCAAAGATCTTGTCGGCTTTGGTGTAGAGCAGTGTGAACTTGGGCTTTGTGCTGCTGGCTGTTTGATCCAGTACGTCAAAGACACCCAAAGAACCGCTCTGCCTCACATTCGATCGCTGACGTTAGACAGCCAAGATCAATCCGTGATCCTAGACGCCGCAACAAGACGCAATCTAGAGCTCACGCAAAACCTCTCTGGCGGTCATGACAATACGCTCGCTGAAGTGCTAGATCATACTGCAACGGCCATGGGTAGTCGTATGCTTAAGCGCTGGATCCACCAGCCAATGCGCTGCCAAAAAACGCTGAACTACCGCCTAGATGCGATCTCCGAGATAAAGCAAGACGCCCTTTACGCAGAGCTAGCGCCAACGCTCAAACAGATCGGCGATATTGAACGCATCTTAGCGAGACTGGCACTGCGCTCCGCAAGACCGCGTGACATGGCACGTCTTCGCAGCGCACTGCAGCAATTGCCTGAATTGGCGCTGAGCCTAGAGACCGTCGTTCACCCATACCTCAAGCAGCTCGCTGAATTCTCTGCGCCAATGGACGCAATGGCCGATCTGCTTGAGCGCGCCATCAAAGACAACCCACCTGTTGTGATTCGTGACGGGGGCGTGATTGCCGATGGTTACAATGCAGAGCTAGACGAGTGGCGCGATCTTGCCAACGGCGCAACCGCATACCTAGACAAGCTTGAACACGATGAGCGTGACCGTCACGGCATCGACACCCTTAAGGTAGGCTTCAACAATGTCCACGGTTTTTATATCCAAGTAAGCCGTGGTCAAAGCCACCTTGTGCCGCCGCACTACGTTCGTCGTCAAACGTTGAAAAATGCCGAGCGCTACATTATCCCAGAGCTTAAAGAGCACGAAGATAAGGTATTGAACTCAAAATCAAAAGCGCTCGCCATAGAGAAGAAACTCTGGGAAGAGCTGTTTGATTTGCTATTGCCAAGTCTAGAACAGCTCCAAAACCTAGCGTCCGCTTTGTCGCAGCTCGATGTACTGCAAAACTTAGCTGAGCGAGCAGAAAGTCTAGATTATTGCCGACCAACCTTAACCGAAAAAGCGGGCATTCAGATTCAGTCAGGTCGTCACCCAGTGGTCGAGCAAGTAATGGATGAACCGTTTATTGCCAATCCAATAGCGCTCAACCCAGAGCGTAAGATGCTGATCGTTACCGGTCCAAACATGGGTGGTAAATCAACCTATATGCGCCAAACCGCACTCATCGCGCTAATGGCACACATCGGCTGCTATGTGCCTGCGGAATCGGCTGAAATCGGTTCATTGGATCGTATCTTTACTCGTATTGGCGCCTCTGATGATCTTGCCTCTGGCCGCTCGACCTTCATGGTTGAGATGACAGAAACCGCCAATATTTTGCACAATGCTACTCAAAATAGCTTAGTGCTCATGGATGAGATTGGTCGCGGCACCAGTACCTACGATGGCCTGTCGCTCGCTTGGGCAAGTGCTGAGTGGCTGGCAACCAAAGTTGGCGCGATGACTCTATTTGCAACGCACTATTTTGAGCTAACAGAAATGCCAAATCAGTTACCGAACCTTGCTAATGTCCATTTGGATGCGGTTGAGCATGGTGACTCGATTGCCTTTATGCATGCGGTACAAGAAGGCGCTGCTAGCAAATCTTACGGCCTTGCGGTTGCGGGTCTTGCGGGCGTGCCAAAGGCGGTGATTAAAAACGCGCGCCAGAAGCTGACACAACTTGAGCAGATTGGTCAGAATCCCTCGCGTGCAGAATCGCAGCAGGTGGATATTGCCAATCAGCTGAGTTTGATCCCTGAACCTAGTGAAGTGGAAGAAGCGTTGGCGCAGATTAATCCGGATGATTTAACGCCGCGTCAGGCGTTGGAAGAGTTGTATCGGTTGAAGCAGTTGCTTTAG